The DNA sequence TGGAGCGGTTCTGGACGCAGGAGTGCGAGCGGCTGCCGGTGCTCGACCGGGCGACGAACGGCAAGGTGATCGGCACGGTCTCGAAGCGGGACATCCTCGGCGTCTACTCGCTGGAGATCCTCCACCGCCGCTCGCTCCTCGCGCGATTCGACGAGGACCTTCCCGGCGCACGGCCGACCTACGTCGAGCTGCCGGAGGACCACATCGTGGACGAGTCGTCGGTCCCGCCGGAGCTCGTCGGCCTGACCTTCTCCGAGGCGCGGGTGCGGGAGCGCTACGGCGTCTCGGTGCTGATCCTGCGACGGATGGACGAGCGCGGCCGTCCGCAGCGCCTCATTCCCGAGGGGCGGACGAGGCTCGAGGCGGGAGACCGCGTGGTCGTCTTCGGCGCGCGGGAGAAGGTGGAGGCCTTCCTGCAAGCCGGCCGGCGCTGAGGCGCGCGCCCGCCGTCCCCCGCGCGCGCCGCGACCGGCGAGGCGGGACCGCGAGGGACGCGCCGCGCGGCCTCAGTGCACCCCGCGCTCGTTGAGGTAGGCGCCGTAGAGGCGGTCGCTGCCTTGGATGTGCTTGACCAGCCAGTCGCGGAGGAAGTCCATCAGCCCGACCGCCAACGCGACCTGCCCCTTCTCGAAGCGCTCCTGTTCGGCGGCGACCTGCGCGGTCAGCCGGCGGTGCTCGGCCTGGTGGGCCGGCAGCGACGGGTAGCCGTACGTCTGAAGCAGCCGCTCCTCGTTGCGGAAGTGGACCGCGACGTAGAGGACGAGGCCGCGCAGCACCGGCCCGACGACGTCCTTCCCCTTCCCCTCGAGCATCGCCGCGTGCAGTCGGTTGATCATCGCCACGAGTTGCTTGTGCTCCTCGTCGCACTGCCGCACTCCGACGCTCAGCTCGTCCGTCCACGTGATCAACGGCATCGCGTTCCTCCGCGGCGGGCCGCTCCCGCCTCCCCTCGAATTTCGGCCGGCGCCCGACCCGCGGCAACGTGGCGCGGCGAAGCCGTTTCCGCCTATGCTCAGTCGCAAGGGAGGAACGTTGCGCGCCCGAAGTCTCGTCCCCGCCCTGCTCTTCTGCCTCGCCGCCTGCGCCGCGGCCGCCGGAACGCTCACCGTCACGGGAAGCGTGGCCGACGGCGAAGGCCGGCCGCTCGCCGGCGCGCTCGTCGTCGTCGTGCCCGAGGACGGCGGCCAAGGACGCTTCGCCGTCACGACCGACAAGGACGGCGCGTTCCGCGTCCGCGGCGTCGAGCCGGGAACCTACCGCGTCGCCGCCTCCGCGCGCGGCTTCGTCGAGCGGGCGCAGAACGGCGTGCGGTTCGCCGAAGGCAAGCCGAACCGGGTCGAGATCAAGCTTTCGCCCCGCCGCGCGCCGAGCCTCGAGGGACGCGCCGCGGCGAAAGGGGCGGAGCGGGCCCCGGACGCCGCCAAGCGCGCCGAGCGGGCCCCCGACGCCGCGAAGCGCGCCGACAGGGTCCTCGCCGGCCGCTTCACCGACGATCTCGC is a window from the bacterium genome containing:
- a CDS encoding bacteriohemerythrin, with translation MPLITWTDELSVGVRQCDEEHKQLVAMINRLHAAMLEGKGKDVVGPVLRGLVLYVAVHFRNEERLLQTYGYPSLPAHQAEHRRLTAQVAAEQERFEKGQVALAVGLMDFLRDWLVKHIQGSDRLYGAYLNERGVH
- a CDS encoding carboxypeptidase-like regulatory domain-containing protein; translated protein: MRARSLVPALLFCLAACAAAAGTLTVTGSVADGEGRPLAGALVVVVPEDGGQGRFAVTTDKDGAFRVRGVEPGTYRVAASARGFVERAQNGVRFAEGKPNRVEIKLSPRRAPSLEGRAAAKGAERAPDAAKRAERAPDAAKRADRVLAGRFTDDLALQRWLDDRTAEGLDLLALAPGGEEGTLFVFRPRGDVAPRALTVVAASEPPGAERLALRIAQARGKTFLGCAPLGPDRRALIFADGD